tttgttaatttattttgaaaattataaattcagaTTTAAGATCAATAAatagataattataattaatacatattaattataaatttttattaactttggCAGAGTATTTTCAACACAACTTCTCGTTTTGACTAAGTAGGCATCTAAGACTAAGGTTAACCAAgataaacatttaaatattcaaaaaatacaTAACAATAGTTGACATTGATCCGTAaccaagaaaataattatatgaccCACATAGATAAAGTTATTACTAATAATCAAACAACTAGTATTATTATCAAAGTACAAAGTTAATATTACATTGTgtctaataatttaatttttatcaaactaATATAATGGTTTATTATGTTATAtagttttctaaaaatattacaaataattttatttaatattggattgcttctttaatatttatacattttatataaaaaataattaagagacCCGTGCATACGCAGGTCTCTTACTAGTTGcttgtaaaacaaaaacaagaaaaaaaatcccTTTGGGCTTGATCAGATTGGTATAGAGAGGGCCCGCTTGTGAGAAGGAAAAAAAGCAAAAAGGTTAATGGCGCGAGTGTGGGTGAGCTCCACATTCCCGCGCGCACTTCATTTCGCGATTCAGCGCCACTCTAACTCCTCCCTCGTTATCTTCCCTGTAAACTCTCTTTACTCTAAGATGTAAGTGCCCTACTTTTACTCTCTACTGCGTTGCTGTTCTTTCTACACTGCAATTCACGTGTGAGATTAACGGCATTCGGTTGCATTTACAGTTACGGTTGCTGGCGAAGGGAACGATCGGTGACTGGTAGTGTTAGGGCTTTTGAATCCTCTTCTGCTAAACCTATGAGTTGGTGCGATGGCGTTCAAGAACCACGGGTTCTCGTCGCGCCGGGTAAATTTAAGTCTCACTAGTTCTtcatgttattttctttttttatttatttccatatATAAAACTATAGTCACATCTAAGACAGAATACACAAACAGGaaaatattaccaaaattaATTTTCGATGGCACTGGTAATGTATTGCTGCCGATCATTTATTTCGATTTATATTCTTCTTGTTATACCATATTGTGATTGTTATTTGCCATTTGGAgatatatcttttttaatattttttgcatTACTTCATAATCAGttgttaatgtattttatttaattatttattatgcgAGCGAAGATCCTGGCACCGGTGGAAATGGTCCGGGACAGATGATACTGCTCCGCCATCCCAAATCTGGTAATTTGAAGAATATCCATTATTTTATGTACTTCTCATAGTGTTTTgttacttatttatataaatattgttcATTGTGATTTTTCTACCTCAATTGATTACAATTTGTTAGTCCTGTCAATCACATAACATCACAcacattttttctataaatcTTTCTCAAGGAAACAGAGTTTATTAAGGCTTCTTGAACGTGCGTTCTCTTTCAGCTTTTACATACTTTTCGCTTCTTTGATAGGAAATGCAACGCAGTATCTGTTTGCAAATGGAATGCTTCAAGAACTTCAGTGGTTTAAGAACTTGTACGGGTCTTGGTTTTTGGGAGATTATATAACTGAAGGTAGAGATGTTTGATTAGCTTACGTGTGAAGTATGCATTTTGCATTGTTATTCATGCTTATGTTGCATTAGGTACCTTAGTTTCTCTCTTTGATCTCTCATCTACAAATCTTTTACTTCtactaaaaaaatactttttctgTTCCTGTCTGCCAACGCCATGTTCTTGTACTCCtaaccaacaaaaaaaaattcgaaAAATCTCTTGTTCTTTTTCGGATTGAAAGCATTGTGTTTCCTCTTCTCATGTCAGTAGGCTCTACTCTCTAGGTCTTTCACTAATGGAGAAACTAAGCAGCACTTTAAACAGAAATTTTAATCGTTATTGTTTTTGTTCCCCAACAGATGGTCGGTTGTATTTATCCACACCAATTGATCCTGTTTTCATCATGTTGCCTATATTTGAGGAGGCTAGAATGAAGGtaataagttttatatttcGTTTGAGCCATGGGAATTCGAAGACATTTTTTATTTCCGAAGTATTTTCCATTTGCTTATCCTTGATCAACTATTAAACGGAACAAAAGTTTTAATTGCTCATATGACACCTTATGTATAGAACCCACCCAAACTAATAACTATAGGTTTTTATCCTCAAAGAAACCTCTACACAAAAAATCCATGATATCCCTTTTTGGAGGTCCGCAGAACTCCTACCTTTTAGTGTTGTGAATGGATTAATTAGGTCTAGATAGTATTTTCACCCCGAAAAACTACATCTCTGAATGTCGCTGGTTTTCTTGAAATGCACGCAGAAAGGGGATGATCTTGGCAGGTTCAGGCGATTGGACgagatattatttattgatgGCTATCCAGGATATATGCAGTTAATGTCTGTTGTGGAGAACTCTATGCAAGTTGTTTCTGAAATCAAAGGTGACTGACTATATTCTTGTACTCTTTCTATTTACAACTTGAGTTTGAAAGTTTGCCATGTTTTCTTAtgatttaagttatttattggGCGGATATTGGGGAAAGAAATTGAGAAGTTTGTTGTTGACTTTATGTTCTTTATAATGTTGATGATATAAAAGTATAGTGACAACATTgttaatcattttcttttttctaattctCATGGTCTTCTAACGTCATGCATATGCAGAAGTTGGATCCTCAAAATTCTTCAGACTTGATGACTCAAAGGTTCTACGTTGGCTGTGCTATAAGGTTTATCTATATTTCCTTTACTGTGATTTGGTTGATGTGATGTTTAAGCTTCCCCCTCATTCAGGGAAAAAAACTAGTATACGTGTGACATGGTATTTGCGCAGCGCAGCAAATTCAATCCTCCATTAATTATAATGGAGGTATGATATTTGCCCTATGGATGCCTGAACATGTGTTTTTGAGAAAATGTAACAAACACTGAAACATGTCTCGTcgattttatatttgattgcTGATACATGCATCCACCTATAAAGCAATATAGGAAATAGTTAAATTGCTTGTAGTTTGCTTTCaaacttctatttatttttGGCTGATGTTTGACGCCATCTTTGATTTAAATGGTAGAAAACCTTTTACCTGTCGGAAGTTTGTTAACTTGTTTTGTCTTATTTTAGGTTTGTCAACTAAAACAGACACTACCCAATTTGGACAAAAACTATGCTGTTCAATCAGAGAAAGACACATGTAAAGTGTTTATTATCATTCTGTGTTCTGTTGGCTGTTGGAGAATTTTATTCTGCTGAGGTTAAATACTTAGtcaagtgtttatcttttggaaaaaaaatataaatactttgTATATGGAAAAGGGAGACATTTTAATATGGTAATACTTTGGAGATTTATCATGCCTTTTACTGTATTGTGTCTGTATGCATGGGTGACAGTGATGAGGGATACAATGGCAACTTGTAGaactaacatttttattttatgtaaaggCTAAAATAAATGAGGAAAGATATACTATACTCTATAATGccttgaaattaataattgcatgTTGTTCTGTTTGTTAAACCTGGGAGATAGAAAAAGGATGgttgaatttttcctttttgttaaCAGGCTATCTATCTTCTTTCTTACTATGTGAAAATATACTAATGGTTACTGCTGTATCCTCTTATTTGAGGGATTTCCAATCAAGAATACAGTTCCCTCATTCTGGATTGTGGCATGAGCAAAATACACGTCTGTGTTGATGTTTCATTGTAATCGTGTATTTAAATAATTGGTTCACCAATACTATCTGTACCTGTGACCGTCCGGCTAACTATTGATTGAACGGTCCATATAATCAGGAATATCATGAGATTAATCATGATGACCATCCTTGAGACCGAATGGTTATAACTTACAGATCGAATAGTCACCCTTAAAAAACGATTAAATCTGATGATGGTTAACTTAAGGCAAAACATGATTAGTACTAATTAGGCCATGATTAGGTGTTAGTAATCTGAAGTCCATTCTGAAATGCTCGTATGAGTCAGTTGACCCATCGGACCTCTTGAATGTTGGAGGCGTCCATTGCTCGGGCATGGGCTTCTCCATGATAGCTGGGGTAAATGGTAGCAAGCCGATTGTCTGGATTGTGTGTATCGAAGGAGCTCCCTTGCTTGTTCTTGTGCTTCCTTCTTGAACTGTCTTGGTTGGTCCTTCTGCTTGCTTATTCAGACAGGCCAGGACCGCCCAACACGGAATGCTGGGCCGTCTGTTTCTGGTGAGCTGTCGCGTTCTCGGCCCTCAACGCTGCTAACTCTTCCTTGTGCCTTCTCTGCATCTCCTGCATATGGTGTTGCATCTCCTTTATCAGCTCTATAGGATCTTGCTAGTTGCCTGAGCAGTTGTACTCATGTTATTGGTGATCACCATTGGGTTGTTTACTGATTTCTCGGGCCTATAGTGAGCACCAAAATGTTTTGGTTATGAGATTGAGGTTATGTGTTCACTATATCCTTGATGTCTGCATGTCTTTGTTAATGTTCATCTTGGAATTTTGTTGGGTCAAACTAGGAGGTTACGTAGAAGATATTTTGATCTTAAAATCAGTAAAAATTTGACAGATCTAATCATTAatgtgtaataaaaataatcaccTATCTCTTTATCtcatatttatagattttggaatAGACTTTGAATTACTAATGACCTAATCATGATGATTCAATAGGCACTAATCATGTTTTGCTGGAAATTGATCATCATCAGGTTTAGTTTTTCTTAAAAGTGATTGTTCCGTCTGTAGATTATAGTTGTTTGATCTCAAGAATGGTCATCATAATTACTCTCGTAGTATCCTTGACTATATGGACCGTGACAGTCAATAATTAGTGAGACAGTCATACGGTACAGTTCTTAATACTTAAAAATGCATATATGGCCTTTTTGTTTCACTGTTTTGCTGTGAATTAACGCACTTGTGTTACCGATGCAGTGATTGATGCCGTCTCTATATTAGGAGAGTATTTGAAGGAAAAGCCTTGGCTGGAGCTTTTGTGTAACCATCTAAAGTATAGCcttttataatatcttattttaaagattttaccTGAATATTCCTTGTGGTGATAACTTACAAGAGAAGTATAGAGGGATTGAAATGGGATTCTTTAAGATATATTCCTTAAGAATATTTAGTTTTGCAGGTTAAATATACTTGAGGTTACTGGAAAAGTACAAGTATATGCTGAAGGAAGTAACCCAGGTTTATGTAACGAATTACAGGTATTTGCTGGGACGGAAGAAGAATAAGTCTTTGGATTTGttattcattttgaactaatttGTATACTGCTGATTATCAGGAACAACGGAGTGAAGATAAGAAGGCCACAACTGTAAAGAAAGGTAGACAAGCGAAGAAGGTAAAATTGGAGACAGAATCACACAACATCAAAGATATGTTTACGAGGGCCTCCCGAAAGAAAAGCTAACATTCCCTTCCCATTCTATTGGTGGAAACGGGTCATTGTCATGGTGTATCATTTTCTAGACCTGCAAGGAGTGGATAAGCATTGAGTCAGCTCCTGGTTTGTACCGTCCCAAAAGTCCTCTTTTTTTAgattctattattatttattatcaatttcgCCTTATCTAATTTTACAAGTGAGGAGTAAAGTTGGTAAAATAAATCTGACTCAGGACCGATTTGAATAACCCATAAAATAGATCggattatatttgaaaaataataatttaaattaaagtagaTAAAAATACCTGTTTAATCTGATGTTTAAACAGGTTTAGaccaaattatataaaatttggtttattcatctttaacaataattattatggttagaaaaataaaaaaaataatagttttgttaaaatatatgtactaaaattttattaaattattacgTCTAACTTAAcctttaaatatgtatttttaatttggaattattttttagtttatttttttaaatagattaatatatttttgtagtttGATGAGTTCGGGTTTGCCATAAATTTTCCGTAATGCTATACCATTAGTTTTTTCAATCTgaattagggtatttttaataCCCTCGTAACACTTGTCTCATCTGGCATCTTTTTCAGCATCTCCTtgaaaatactttattttagaTAGCTATAGAATGCTGGCATCTCTTTCAGCTTCTCATTGAAAATACTTCATTTTAGATAGCTATAGAATGCAACACTTTATGTAGACATTTCATTATGTTAAAATACGTTAGTTTCggtattttttagaaaatattaagcatatctttcttttttaattcgTTCAATTcaggttttattttttaaaatatataataattaggtttttttaatatcataacAGCGTTCATTATGTGTTATATAttcctttgtttttttaatttaatttttatttttttattttatttatgaaatcaTTGAATGagtttcaatttaatttagttttatttttttaaaattaaataatattttttttcaaattaaaactgaatttaatttcatataaatgttataaaaatatttttattaaaattaatattttaattaaatatttttcacaatattaaatttatttaaatttatattttacataatcAGTAAAATAAAGGTGAGAATTTAAGACACGACCTTACGATTCTTTTTTCTCATGGTGAGGGTCTATTTTCTTTCATCTCGTTATTTCTTGGATTtacatataactttttatagttttcttttacattaatttgttaatatttaaaaaaaaaaatcaagtaatTAAGCAAATATTCTTCAACCTTCCAAGATTGGCtagtttgtatatatttttaagttcatATTCTTAAACTTCATTATCAGTGCACgaatatatttaatatcttaaaaatatttaatactttaataaacgtgaaaaaaatagtaaaaattagtAACATCGTTTGGTTAACTGATTAAACTAAAGAAAACCAAATACGTGGATCAGGGTGTTTCATACGAGCTTCTATTtatcaatgtttttttattaacaatacaaaaaataaattgaataaaaaaacattaagcTTAGcttacaaaagtaaataaaaaaaaattataacaattatcATACTTATTAAGttataagttgtaaattatcaatctatatatagtttataattttaatattcaataaggCAATTCAAAGTGTAAACATTTATTAAAGTCGTTGATAAATTAGTAAGACTTTACTCTTTTAATCAGGTGATAAAGTAATTAAAGGTTCAAATATGATGATGCTACTTTAAATATAGAATAATTCCTAATTTAGTGAGTTAAAATATCGTATTTGACAAGAGTAAATTATCAAGAATTGACCTAATggacaaattaaataattatcagTATTAGGCCATTATTGAACTATTATATGTAAATTTCCTTGACGCATATcatattacataatttttttaactcatcaCTCTATAAAACTTGTTTTCattagtaattttattattatttatttcatttgtggTTTTCTTCAAATAGCATAGTGacataaactttaattttatcacCACATTTAATCTAGGACATCGATCTTATTGTTTTaatctttcaaatatttttatttgttgttttttatttaataatatttggtTATCGAATTTGAAGATTCAATAATGTAAATCATAAATTTCTAGGTAATTTGAAAATGTATCTTTTGCTTCTTTTCATTAATTTCGTTTGATTGgaagaatttttctttcactatataatttttcattttttttcttttaagagtaTAACTTCATTGATGTAGTAAGTTTACTCAagtttttaaagtattttacGTTTTAATACTTATAAAAGTTACTatgaaattttactttaaaacatcaataaatatgtaaatatagtAAAAACCTGCAATTATCTTCTTTCtatctgaaaaatataaattttaaaaatatttaagaacaACATGATGAATGTATACTCTCTATTTATGTTGTTTATATATCAATatgttttgaaaacattttaaagTATTTTCTTCCAAAATAACAGTCTTTTAGgattatgaaattaaatgagaaatattttattgatacaaatttaaatagaaacaactttaaatatcttttaacaaCTTGTTGTCTTTTGACTAGTGTAAGACCCTAGAACCTCAAGAATTTACCAAGTTGtaaaaagttcaagttataatgtaaaatggaATGCTGTCAggtttgacatggtttactattttaattataactttttgtagaaaatatcaattgagttgattcttgttttattggaaactagactcaaatatctttaattggacatataaatataaatttttggactaccgggctagctgcagtaaaattattaaaactcgGAAACGTTAATCACGCTCAGGTATGTTCAGTTTTGACCTATGATGACTGTTTTGCtgattactctctctaccgaactccaattgagttgattcttgtttcattggaaactagactcaaagagcttcaatttgactactcatacgcATATTTTGGACTTCGGGAAGGGGTCTAATTGAGCTGGGGAAAACGTGACAGTGTTGCTGTCCAGGGGCTAGCGTCCAACCTTAATTTTAGGTACATTTTTACAAGTTGCGATTTTTTTTGGAGTGGGTAGGTTGTGTTCTGAACTAGGAGAACATTTTGGAACCTTTGGAGACTTTCCTACCATGTTTTAGGGctgaaaaaaatggtttaggaTGGTTCATTGGTTGTTTATTATTGCTAAGTACCAAGTGCATAGGTCCTTTGTTGTCTAAGGcatcttcttttaattccaaatcagatttggagTTTTGGGGGAGAGTAGAGAGGTCCTTGGTGGGAGGTGAACGAAAATCCTAAGTGTTCTAAGTGTGGAGACTGACTTGGTCTAGCAAGGAGGAGAGGAATTGCTCTCTTTGAAGAAGAGAGATTTAAGttagaattttctttgaaattgaaaGTGAAAACAAGCAAAGGTGGTGGTCTAGAGGTATCAAGAGTGAAGAATTTCTTGCAAGgagaagaggtaggggagctaatcctttcttgattatgatcatgaatatgagtatgaatgtgttaaaatttggtaatggtagttatatattgacttgtgtaaaatttggttttcatgattataatttcttattttcgagttactgtggtgaaaaatttctattaattgttttcaccgttggatttagctaaaattttagtatgtgaatcctaagacctattactaaactttgaccgt
This Vigna angularis cultivar LongXiaoDou No.4 chromosome 4, ASM1680809v1, whole genome shotgun sequence DNA region includes the following protein-coding sequences:
- the LOC108330958 gene encoding uncharacterized protein LOC108330958 gives rise to the protein MARVWVSSTFPRALHFAIQRHSNSSLVIFPVNSLYSKIYGCWRRERSVTGSVRAFESSSAKPMSWCDGVQEPRVLVAPDPGTGGNGPGQMILLRHPKSGNATQYLFANGMLQELQWFKNLYGSWFLGDYITEDGRLYLSTPIDPVFIMLPIFEEARMKKGDDLGRFRRLDEILFIDGYPGYMQLMSVVENSMQVVSEIKEVGSSKFFRLDDSKVLRWLCYKVCQLKQTLPNLDKNYAVQSEKDTLIDAVSILGEYLKEKPWLELLCNHLKLNILEVTGKVQVYAEGSNPGLCNELQEQRSEDKKATTVKKGRQAKKVKLETESHNIKDMFTRASRKKS